The Paraconexibacter algicola genome includes the window GTGAAGGTCTACGCCTGGTACGACAACGAGTGGGGCTACGTCAACCGGATGGTCGAGCTCGCCGGCATCGTCGCCGCCGGGTCCGCCTCGCGATGAGCCGCGACCTGCGCAACTACGTCCTCGTCACCGGGGCCTACTGGGCGGACACGATCGCCGACGGCGCGAGCCGCATGCTCGTGCTGTTCTTCTTCTACGAGCGGGGCTTCTCGCCGCTGGAGGTCGCCTCGCTGTTCCTCTTCTACGAGGTCTTCGGGATCGTCACGAACCTCGTCGGCGGCTGGGTCGCGGCCCGGTTCGGGCTGCGCAGCACGCTGCTGGCCGGCCTCGGGACGCAGCTGCTGGCGCTCGGGATGCTCGCGCTGGCACCCGACGCCTGGCTCGTCGTCGCCTACGTGATGGTCGCGCAGGCGCTGAGCGGGATCGCGAAGGACCTGACGAAGATGAGCTCGAAGAGCGCGGTCAAGCTCGTCGTGCCCGACGAGGGGTCGCTCTACCGCTGGGTGGCGGTCCTCACCGGCTCCAAGAACGCGCTGAAGGGCTTCGGCTTCTTCCTCGGCGGCGCGCTGCTGGAGCTCGTCGGCTTCCGCGCCGCCCTCGGCATCCTCGGCGCGATCGTGGCGACGGCGCTGGTCGCCGTGGTCGTCCTGATGGACGGGGAGCTCGGCCGCCCGGACGCGAAGGCGAAGTTCCGGCAGATGCTGTCGCAGAACCGGGCCGTCAACCGGCTCGCCGCCGCCCGCGTCTTCCTCTTCGCCAGCCGCGACGTCTGGTTCGTCGTGGCGCTCCCGGTCTTCCTGCGCACGGAGCTCGACTGGAGCTTCTGGGAGGTCGGCACCTTCCTGGCCGTCTGGGTCATCGGCTACGGCACCGTGCAGGCGTCGGCGCCCCGCTGGGTGGGCGCGCCGGACGGTCGCAGCGCCGCGATCCTCGCGTTCGTCCTCGCGGCGTTCCCGGCGGGCATCGCCGCGGCGCTGGCCTCGGCGGTCGACCCGGCGGTCGTGCTGGTGGCCGGGCTGATCGTGTTCGGCGTCGTCTTCGCGCTGAACTCCGCGGTCCACTCGTACCTGATCCTCGCCTACGCCGACGGCGACCGGGTGGCGATGAACGTCGGCTTCTACTACATGGCCAACGCGTTCGGGCGGCTCTCCGGCACCGTGCTCTCCGGCGTCGTGTACCAGTGGCAGGGTCTCGAGGCGTGCCTGTGGCTGTCGGCCGGGTTCGTCCTCGCG containing:
- the arsJ gene encoding organoarsenical effux MFS transporter ArsJ — protein: MSRDLRNYVLVTGAYWADTIADGASRMLVLFFFYERGFSPLEVASLFLFYEVFGIVTNLVGGWVAARFGLRSTLLAGLGTQLLALGMLALAPDAWLVVAYVMVAQALSGIAKDLTKMSSKSAVKLVVPDEGSLYRWVAVLTGSKNALKGFGFFLGGALLELVGFRAALGILGAIVATALVAVVVLMDGELGRPDAKAKFRQMLSQNRAVNRLAAARVFLFASRDVWFVVALPVFLRTELDWSFWEVGTFLAVWVIGYGTVQASAPRWVGAPDGRSAAILAFVLAAFPAGIAAALASAVDPAVVLVAGLIVFGVVFALNSAVHSYLILAYADGDRVAMNVGFYYMANAFGRLSGTVLSGVVYQWQGLEACLWLSAGFVLAAGALSLSLPRSARTRGGVQPAV